The genomic segment GTGTGCAGTTTTCACCAACAAGAGGATTCTCGTATCTATAATATCAGATTGAATCTATATTAAAAAGCAGTTACAACAGAGCAGAAACTTGTGTTCTCCTCCTTGTGGCAATGCTGAAGGAAGAGATAGGAGGGGTGGGGTTTATAAATGTTTATAAATGTTCATCCTGATAAGAACATAAGATATTTCCAGTTGCATCAGAGCCAAAGCATTCTGATTCCCAAAGCAACCTATCAGATGCTTATGAAAAGCTTAAAAATGGGATATGAGGGCATTAACCCTCCTGCTGCCTCTATTTCCCTTCAATTGGTAACACTAGTAGGAATGAGGAACAATTTTGAGTGCTTTCTTTATGAATTTCTCCTTGAAATTGCATGTTTTGCTCTACTTGAGACACAGGTGTTTGTGATGCTTGTGGCACTTTTTAAGATAAGAACCATCAATCCCTTAAAAACACATGCATGCATATTTCATTGACTCAAAGAGTCTTCTTTAATTGGGCTTAACAGAGAATGCACTGTAAAATATTGTCCTATCTTTTGTTATGAGAGGCATATTGAAAGAGAACAatgctgtatgtatgtatgtatgtatgtattcttCCAAATGCTCATGTGCTTTAGAAACATCTTCTCAAGTAAAAGTTAAAACACCTTGGGAGAGCACCCCATTATTAATGCTCTCCTATTTAAGATCGGaagaatatttctgaaaatggTAACCAGTGAGGCTAGGTCAATGCCTATTAGATTAAATAAACTATCCTGCCATGCTAACATGTCATGTTGAAATgaatttatataattattttcaaaaggtattatttttcataaaataaaatatatatttacaacaCTGAAAATTCaacttttcttttccacatcatTTTTGAAGTAACTGTTTTTGAAAATATATGCAGAGGAAATAtgtgcttttctttctttgtgcAGTGTGTGCGTTGATGATAAAAAAAGTGATTTTATTGGCCAGAAAAAACTATCATGTTAAATTAAAACACAGTGCAGTGTAGAATAAAATATGCCCCAATAGAAATAGATAACAATATTGTAGAGCCATATTTAAGTGCTGTCCAATTTAGGTGTGAACTAATCAATATAGTTTTTATGCCTACCACTGATGTATAAAAGCTATGAATCTGAAAGTCTATTAAGACAGGCTACAATTTGGGGGAGATGAGTTAGGTTTTAACTCTGGCTCCCGCACACCccaaaaatgaattatttcaacTTCAGTCCCTCTCCTCCACGTCCCAACTGGTTGAACAACattattttcttattctcctgccTCTTTTAATAAAGGTAATCCACATACAATTAAACTTAATTCCCCTAATTTGTTCAATACTCTAACAAGGTGTGCTCTCACCCTTAGGAATAAACATTGGGTAGTCTTTTTGCACCTCTatgcctccttctcttcttcactGATATCTCCTGAATGCTTAGCACAGTAACAAAATTCCACCAGAACAGGTTCGTAATATGAGACTTTTAGGGTGCGACCCTACCTGTACATACATTGCAAGAATTAAATCCTACCCATTCACTTCCTGTTGGAGCAATCACAGACTATGAGCAAGTGAGGGGGAGCACTAAAATGCCCTATAATGCAATGAAATGGTATTTAATGGTAACTTCCTGCAGTGGTTAACTTTGAGGCACAAAGAAATATTGAACCTTAGAAATTTGAGGTATCTAGTACACTGTTTTTTCTGGAAAGTAGACTGCTGTGCACTCTGGTTTCCATGGGTTTAAGCTTTGAAAAGCATTCAGAAAATTAAACTGGTCCAAAATGCTGCAGCTCAAAAGAGATACTCAAAGAAGGGACTGCCCAGGGCGGGATATTTAGGAAGTGTTGATTCTTCAGGTAATCTGGTCCCATGATGGTAGGAGcttcaaaagtcaaaaccaacattttattataaaacagacccccccccccgctaataatgtattttatttttaaaaattagtattTCATCATGTTTTCTAGTTGTTTGAATTTTTGTTAacagagagtctactgtattgcaaaataGCTGATGTTTCTGGATTCTTTTCAAAAGCAAACCTACTTTCTTGCATAGATCCTAATTCTTACCCCTTTTGCCACATTTTTTGTGTGGCCGCAGGAGGACATGGGGATCTGACAGAGCATAGAAATTGCTATAAGTTAATAATTCAGCCTCTTCAGTTTTTGTACATAATAAGAACTTGTTAATTAAATTAATAAGAACttgttaattaaataattaaactcTGCTGGGCACAAACCAAATGTGAAGTAAATAGGACCAAAAGTACTTTGTGTGTTGAAAATACAAAAACCATACTAGGATGCATCTCGGTTACCTTTAATAATCACCTGTCTCACCTGCAcagataatactatgtaacacaatttttgtttctggattataatgtcatttcctaattaaatCTACCATATAAACAcagaaaaagtgtattaaactgcaaaaactttgttttttcagaacatcctgcagcacatttttctataggTTTTCAATGAATTATCTCctagagtttcaaccaattcaacatagtttgtggcagccacaaaaacaaagtttctgaagtataacaactggtagccagattgtgttcattttcctggtttcctcctttatgttgaaattgtccacatgcttgtggatttcaatggcttctttgtgtagtctgacatggtcgttgttagagtggtccagcatttctgcgttctcaaataatattctgtgtccagaacaTCTCAAATAATAGTCTGGTCTTCCAggctttgaacttcaactcccagaatccctgctcATTGGTCAAAGCagttgaggcttctgggagttgaagtccaaaatactgttTTAGAGGCACGCTTAGAAGCGAAGTCAGAAGATGTACTCTCGTGATTGGGAAGCTTTACCTAGCCAATTAGGACCGAGCCTGAGTTTGAATGCCATTTGTTTAAGCCAATGGGAGTGAGGCTAAGGTGGATCCGCCTCTCCGAAGACTGGCAGCGTTAGAGCGCCAACATGGCGGCGGCCAGTGCAGGGAAGGTTGGGGCTGCCGCCACAGGAGCCGTCGTCAAGCCGATTTTCAGCCGGGATTTGACCGAGGCGAAGCGGCGGGTCAGAGAGCTGTACAGAGCGTGGTACCGAGAAATCCCGAACACGGGTGAGAGACCCGGGAGGCGAGGGCGTGTGTCACCTCAGCCTCAAGGTCGCTTGGGCCTTGCCTTGTCTTTCTCTTCCCTCAAAGCTATGATTGCTCTCCAAGGCAttggatacccccccccccccatgccctcTGATAGACTCGGAGTACATCTCcgccgtagaattaatgcagctcgaggcgactgtaactgccatggttcaagtgctgtggaaccctgggagttgtagtttggtgaggcactagtcctctttggaagagaaggctaaaggccaggaatggacaaactttggccctccaggtgttttggacttcaactcccacaattcggaAATCTGAGAGTTgagaacacttggagggccgaagtttgcccatccttgctaaagaccttgcaaaaccacagctcccaggattccatagctttgagccacagCATTTCATTCATTTAGGCAATGctttgtggctgagtatgattgcctttcaaGTGTGGGGTCTTGATGGTGGGGGCTGTAGGTTAAATAGGTTGTATTCTGTCCGACAGATtatttccacaccagtgggaagctttccatcaacaaggtgcagtatcatagtgatgaagatagaGAATAATgttgggcaataacacatccctgtttgacacctgattccaccttaattgggtcactttgggagccattgctgtccaagactgttgccatcatgtcatcatggaggagccgcaggatgttcctCTATCCTACAGTTAATGTGTTAAACTGAATTATTTCTGCATTGTAGGTGTATCCTCCCAACTCACCTTCAGCAGGGGAGTCACCTGTCAGAGACCCTTTATTAGAAATGCATGCAATCACGAGTATTTTGGATTAAGGACTTTGTGGAATTTTGTGGGTTTTTGATTTGATTCAGGATTTTGGACTACCTGGATTAGCatatatatttacaaataataaatacagataaGAGTATCACTGACTGGAATTacttaggaccagaagtgttttagattaaGAATTTGagtgatttatatatatatatataatgcatggGTTTGCATgtatttatatttgcatataataatgaatacaggttgagtatcccttatcctaaATAAGCCTGTAGGATTAAGGATTCATCCAGATTTTGGAATGTTAgcatatatataatgagatatcttggagacagGGCCCATGTTTAAACACATAGTTgatttatgtttcatagacacCTGATGCACATAGCCCGACAGTAATCTTGTACTCAATATGTTAAGGAATttcatcaaaaagcaaaagtatcacaatttctgctacccatgtggacagttttggattttagaattctggataaaggatactcaaccaatattaatattaataataataataataataataccagcttCTTTGGATTGAGGGAGGGAaccacaacataattaaaatacaacacataccaTCAGTTATTAATGCAAGACACAGAAAccagttaaaatatataatttttaaaaatttacaatacatttattttaaaacagccaGTGTTATACCTTATTTAAATTTGCCTCCTGGGAGATACTGGTCTTTAATGCTGTTCTAAATGCAGATAGTATATTCAGTGTATCTTGGAGGTCGAACTGGAGTCTAAATacagaatttatttatgtttcatatacaccttacacacatagtgtgaaagtaattttatacaatatttttattaattttgtacatgaaacaaagtttgggtaCATTGAACAATTGGATTACACTTTGCCAGAAATacagcattcttttaaaaaatgcagcagctatgtgAACAAGATTTGTTTTTTCATCTAACAATTTTGTTTGCTTCTGATCTAGTGCACATTTTCCAGCTGGACATCACAGTGAAACAAGGACGAGATAAGGTGCGGGAGATGTTCATGAAGAATGCTCATGTCACAGATCCTCGAGTTATTGACATGCTTGTTATtaaggtaaatgaaagaacaaatcTTCAGCAGAAATAGGGTGATTGATGAGTGAAAGTAATCTCTTTCCTTTCATTAATTCTTGTCTCAATACTTAAAACAGTAGATAATTGCTGGCATTTCCTTCCGAAGACTAATTATTTCTTATAATTCAGATACCTTCTTGTTAAAGGAAAAGTCGTTTATATCTACTATTAATAATGGTTAACTAATAAATTACATTTTTGCTTAATAGCCCTCATGTTGTCTTTCCTCCCCaacattgtttaatgtatttatgtattCAAAACTTTCTGGATATGCTAGAGCACTTTCCCAAATGTACACATTAAAATGATATTTCAGTACCAAAATATTGGCACTTCTTCATCATAAAATGCATGCTACATAGGAAATAAAATGTTTGATTGTAAAGAAAGAATGCAATTTCTCATTTGTAGAGAGTGCTCTTGTTCTTTGTATTTAGTTTGTTTCTTTCCTAATTATATAATAGTGGCCCTTAGAAAACACACATAGTTGAAAATGGATACTGGAAAATGGGTTCAAGAAGAACGCTAGATAATGGAGCAAGGGGTGAGGAGCCTTTTATAAGAAAGCATGAGTGCCACTGTATTTTTTGCCTCTGAGGAGGAATGCCCTATATCATCAATATGATACAGATAAAAATAACTAAACTTAAAATAGATTAGAATTCCTTGCTTGGTCTTGGATTTCTCTTTCACCTTAGATGCATTGTCAACTAGTACTGTGATGAATAGACTATGTGGAGCCTAGGGGTCCTTTTCTCCCAGGTGTATGAAATATAATAGCTTTACAACTTCACTTTTAATGTTTGCCAATTTTGTTCTTAAAACTTTGATCTGCTGTGCTACCACCATTCAATAAAAATGTGTGTACCCCTACTATGTATTAAAACAGAGTGACAAATACCTTGGACAATCAAACATCTTCCCACACTTTTTTTGGCATAGGGGAAAATGGATCTCCAGGAAACAATTCAAGTGTGGAAACAGAGGACCCATCTAATGAGGTATTTCCATGAGACAGAAACACCACGACCCACAGACTTCCTATCCAAGTTCTATGCTGGACATGATCCTTGAGATAAACTTACCGTGTGGAACCATAGTTCTGTTTTCTCGTGCAAATAAAGTCCTATATATTGAACTGTTAAGCATTATAATCAATATATTTCATTATCTGTATTTGTTGGTCCTTGCGGGGGAGTGATTGTACTGAgtagaaaaaaaaatggatttttaacTTAGAATACAAGTAAtcctaacaataataacaatgaatttTTATGGGTACCTTTTCCAGCTGAATGCTCTTTTTCTAGGAAGAAACATGCCAAATATTACTGACAATACTGCCTTGAAAGTACTTAAACATGGGTCTAATCAATAGGCTATCTAAGAACCACATTCAAAATTGCAAAGAGTTTTTCTTGCTTATTTGAAAGTCTATTcagaaaatatggaaaatgttgctgaatgtatattACAAAATCAATATAAGTGAAAGAGAACAAAATTCCAAAGGAAAActtgttttcttctctttctccctttccagATTCCCAGCATTTATACTTTCTTGTTAAATCTTTAGTTTCAGTAATTTAAGCAGTTGCAGCAGTGTAGGTGCCCCTGGCCTCTGAAGACTAGGCACTCAGGCCAGTAAAGTTGAAAATGTGCCTAAGAACAACAAGGCAACTTACATTACTGCAAAGTATGACATTACTTACTTTATGGCAAAGAGATAGTGCCACTTGACCACTTGTTTTTCCATCTTCACAAAGAGAAATGTAGAGTTGGGAAGAAACTTCGCTGTCATAATCCAACATTCTGATTGATATTGGATGCAATTTCACTGTCTTTGTGATGACAAACCAGCCTCAATACAATCTCCACCAGAGGATACACCACCTCTCAGAACAATATTTTCTGCTGCTTAAAAACCTTTTGCTAGGTTTCTCCTCATGTTTAGCCAAGCTTGGCTTCTCTGTAGTTATTCCTTTTGAAGAAACGGAGTAACTACTccatgttgtgttgtcaaatagcTGTTGTGCTATTTCAAGACTGATGTCATGTTTAATCTTTTTCAGGTTAAACATAGTCAGCTCTTTCAGTTTTTCTCAGAACTTGTTTTTCAGTGCCCTTTTACTATGACTCCCCCCCCAAACATGACATGAAACAGTAATAATGTTGACAAAAACTTTTCCAGTAGGTGAGGACAGGTCAGCTTCTTGGCTTAAATGCTGTCACAATCCAATCCTGCCCCCTGTCACTCATTCATTTGTGCTGTGTCCCTTTCCCAGAAACATGGGAATATTACTGGAACATAAAACAATCTAAGGAAACATGCACATCTTGatatatcattatttatttgcagtcaaaACCATTTGTCATACTCTTTAAAACACAGCCTTTAGCACACCTGCAGAAGACATACGATGCAGCATATAATCGTTGCTTAatcaacaaacaaacatatatgcATACCCGTGTATACTGGTCATCCTCATTTAGACATGCAGAGAACATTCACTAGTGTGGAGATCCAGCAGCTCTAAAATACCTTCATTACAATCTAGAGCAGGACCTGACTAAGCATTGATGTCAGAATATTTTATCTGTCTTGTAGTCCAACACTGCAACActgtaaagaaaaaagaaagggtaTTCATCATACAGACAGTGTTTTGTTGATGTTCAGTTGCTGAGAAAAGTACTAGTTTTTCACTCTACAAGTCCAGAAATGCATGATAAAATAAGATGTTGTAAACCTTGCATGTTGCTTTCTCTAAAAAATAAGTTATCTCTGACTTTGGCAAGTGCAGCAGACTTTTGTTGGTTTCCTGCAGAAACAATTACCAAGTCATTGTAAAGGGCTTGGCAATTCATTGTGTATAAAGCTATAATCTTTAGAAATTACACAAAAAGAGAAGACAAAAAGGTATAAAATATGTAAAATGACTTGGCAGGTGTTTCTTTTATTCCTTCTACAGAACCAGATATAGACAACAGCATAGAAATTCAGAAAATGAAGGTAACAATAAGGTAGGGATTGTCAACTAGGAAGAGTTGACagataaaaattattttgaatcTGCAGCATCTGATGTTCTTTAAAGTAAAATTGAGCAAAATATATACCAGGATAATGAACTGGTAGATATCTGGTAATTTGGAGTACACTGCTTAAAAATCGATGGTGAAAATCCTTTTCTGATTAGTtaacagtagcaacaacaaaacatttatcTACTTCCAAATTAGATTGCTAAAAAGAACAGCTGGAAGGGAGGTAGGAAGAAAATTTTGTGTGAAAAAATTTGGAGCTTAATCCCTAGAATTCATCATTCTTGGCCCTAACACGGTCTCAAAAGCTTTCCCAATAAACGTTGATGTGTCTTAGCCTTAGGTGCCTTTTGCACCTGGCTTTAGTTGATGATGTTAGTATTCTATTTTGGCATTTTCAGTATATCCCACAAGCATAAAGGCTGTCTGCCTCTGTTTTATATAGGATGAGAATCATACACCCCATTTATATAGTTTGATAATCATGCAGCCCTCAAGATTACAGCTAGTATCCCTTAGCTGTGTTCCCCAGGGCCGCTGGGTTCTGTAATCCAACATCATTTGGGGAGCACATGATTCCCatgattatcatagaatcatagaatagtagagttggaagagacctcatgggccatccagtccaaccccctgccaagaagcaggaaatcgcattcaaagcacccccgacagatggccatccagcctctgcttaaaagcctccaaggaaggagcctccaccacagcccgggggagagagttccactgtcgaacagccctcacagtgaggaagttcttcctgatgttcaggtggaatctcctttcctgtagtttgaagccattgttccatgtcctagtctgcagggcagcagaaaacaagctcgctccctcctccctatgacttcccttcacgtatttgtacatagctatcatgtctcctctcagcctcctaTCATGTTCAAGGAcccaggagaatctaaaagaGAAAAAGGCTATTACTAAAAAATCAATTTGGGGCAgttttaaggcatcctgtgacaCCCCCTTCTACAAGCATGGCAGTTCTGCTATACAGCCCAATAGTATCTTCAAAATATAtcaagactttttaaaaaccctggaCTTTTACTTAGTTATACCTATTAATCGTCGTCATCGTCGTCCTCTGGCACAAAGATGTCATGTTCTTCAAGCAAAGCTGCAAAACTTTTGCTGATCTGTGTCCCAACGTAGAGGAAGGGAATTACAATCGCAAACACACGGAGGAGGCCAAAGGGCATCTACAGAGATTGGCGGAGATTAAAAAATTGTTAATTTCATTCAAAATGCAAGTTCTGAAGAAAGATAGCTATCAATGACTTTCTATGGAACTGCCAGAATATCTACATCTAAATATAAGGTTTAACGAAACACTATCATTATCTGAAGAGATATCTTCTCCAAAACTTAGCACAATTCAGTTGATGGACATTTAATGCTGTATCCCAGGAATATTTAAACAAGAAAAGAAGCTGGGATGATTTCTCATACTGAAGAGTCCACCAAAAACAATTGTTTCCAGTACAGAGCACAAGTTTCTAGCAATATTATACTTGCAGTGTAATGGTTTTAACTGAACATGCTGCAGCACTAAGCTTCAAAGGTCACCAACATGTAAACTATCCTAAGACACAAAGAGAAATTTAATAATGGTACTTCTGTATTAATAAGACCCCCACCCTTGTCCTTCAAATAACCCATTAAATGATTTCAAAAGCATTAGTCTATTGTGTTGTTgacagctttcatggccagaattgctgggttgctgtgagttttctgggctgtatggccatgttccagaagcattctctcctgacattttgctcccatctatggcaaacattctcagaggttgtgaggtctgttggaaaataggcaagtggggtttatgtatctgtggaaggtccagggtgggagaaagaacacttgcctgttggaggcaagtgtgaatgtttcaattaatctctttgattagcattaaaaagccttgcagcttcaaggcctggctctttcctgcctgaggggcctatgttgtgaggtgttagctggccctgatggtttcatgtctgaaattcccctgttttcagagaagccattgaaatccacaagcacatggacaatttagacagaaaagaggaaaccatgaaaatgaacaaaaactagCTGCtagtacagtattttaaaaattctaaaatcaggacagtaaataaagaacaacactctgaaaacgggaattccagacatgaaactatcagggccagctaacacctcccaacaaaggattcccccaggaaggaatcagccaggtcttgaaactgcaaggcttttcaattaatcaaggtgattaattgcagcattcacacttgcctccaacagacatgttCGTTCttccaccctgggccttcctttGATATATAAGCCTCaattccctagtttccaacagacctcccaatctcggcggatgcccgccatagatgtggtagaaacctcaggagagaatgcttctggaacatggccatacagcccggaaaacccacagcaacccagtgattccggccacgaaagcctttgacaacacattaggcTATTGTAACAAAAACTGCCCTCTTGTCTTCTAgatatttggacttcaactcccagaaggctcAGCTGCCTTGATCATGGATTGTAGttcaaatccaaaatacttgagaGTCTGGAGGAAACTGCAGTAGTGTTAACTGCTTAAATTTTCCAGCGCATAGAGCGTCACAACGTGGGACATCATTGGCTGCCGCAACCAGCCAATCGGCATGGAGCATGACACCTCATCCTGCTTAACGATTGGTTGGCTCCTTCCGCACCCCAGCTTCTCCTTTCCGGCCCATGGTTCCCCTTCACACACTCACTTTGACGGGCTTTGGCAAGATGGCGCCACTCGGAGTGGCGGTTACGCTCCGTGAGGGCATAATGCGCGCTGGGGACCCTCTCGGGTTCGCGAGGGGCGCCGCCGTCGCCCAGGACCCAGCCGCAGCCCACAGGCGCCCAGCCATCTTTTCCGAAGAGGTCCTCCCCGCGACGCCGGCTACTATAGCGACACGCCCGGCCGGCCTGTCACAGCGATGGGCGGTGCTTCCTGAAATCTCGCGAGACTTGCCAATGCAAGCTATTTCCAATTGGAGACGAGGAGGCGAGAGTGAGGTAGTTGAGGCTTAACCACAGAGATAAAAAGATATAGACAACCCTCTCTGGAGTGGTAGTTTCGTGGTTCTCAATATGAAAGTCTTACATTTTAGGGTAGAAATCCAAGATTTAAACATAATGATCATTAAAGACGATAAAAAAGTTCATGATTTCTTTTTTGCGTGATTAACTATTTTCAAGAAATGTCCTGTCAACTTCCAGTGAAGACACCACTCAATCTGCAGAGGCAGGAGTCCACAACAGCCCTGCAGTGTAGTCCacacaggatgcatctacattagaattaatgcagtttgacctcactttaactaGGGGTCAATGCGTTGGGatactgggatttgttgtttggtgtaGCAGG from the Anolis carolinensis isolate JA03-04 chromosome 5, rAnoCar3.1.pri, whole genome shotgun sequence genome contains:
- the smdt1 gene encoding essential MCU regulator, mitochondrial; this encodes MAGRLWAAAGSWATAAPLANPRGSPARIMPSRSVTATPSGAILPKPVKMPFGLLRVFAIVIPFLYVGTQISKSFAALLEEHDIFVPEDDDDDD
- the ndufa6 gene encoding NADH dehydrogenase [ubiquinone] 1 alpha subcomplex subunit 6, with the translated sequence MAAASAGKVGAAATGAVVKPIFSRDLTEAKRRVRELYRAWYREIPNTVHIFQLDITVKQGRDKVREMFMKNAHVTDPRVIDMLVIKGKMDLQETIQVWKQRTHLMRYFHETETPRPTDFLSKFYAGHDP